One Desulfovibrio aminophilus genomic region harbors:
- the secG gene encoding preprotein translocase subunit SecG, which yields METLVVVIHVLACLFLIVVVLLQSGQEGMGVIFGGGSGSVFGSTGAGGLLVKVTSVLAAVFLLTSLGYNLLISKRVSHVDSIMLDSSGKVAAPAPAPEKKPEGVTFEDPKAAKQPEAPKQ from the coding sequence TTGGAGACTCTGGTTGTCGTCATACACGTCCTGGCCTGTCTGTTCCTGATCGTGGTCGTGCTGCTGCAGTCGGGACAGGAAGGCATGGGCGTCATCTTCGGCGGCGGGAGCGGTTCCGTGTTCGGGAGCACCGGCGCGGGCGGCCTGCTGGTCAAGGTGACCTCGGTGCTGGCCGCCGTGTTCCTGCTGACTTCCCTGGGCTACAACCTGCTCATCAGCAAGCGGGTTTCGCACGTGGACTCCATCATGTTGGATTCCTCCGGCAAGGTGGCGGCTCCGGCCCCGGCGCCGGAGAAGAAGCCCGAGGGCGTGACCTTCGAGGATCCCAAGGCCGCCAAGCAGCCGGAGGCTCCGAAGCAATAA
- a CDS encoding rod shape-determining protein, whose translation MFFRRLWNFLGGRNLAMDLGTANSLLYCPGEGIVLNEPSVVAQDRMSGEVIAVGAEAKRYLGRTPERVEVIRPMRDGVIADFDTTSVMISSFIAKASRGLKLLRPRLIICVPLGITPVEKRAVIEAGQRGGARDVRLIEEPLAVAIGAGLPFDQPLGNMVLDIGGGTSEVAVVSLSAIAHAESIRVAGDEMNEAIQRYFQNEFQMQIGENMAEQVKITLGSAVEQPEPLSMEVLGKNLVEGAPRSVIASDAHVREAIREPLNAIMQAVRNALEKTPPELAADIADSGLLLAGGGSLLRGLDVLIKRETGLNAVLDSDPLTTVARGTGRVLEKGKAYEGALLE comes from the coding sequence ATGTTCTTCAGGCGGTTGTGGAATTTTCTCGGTGGGAGAAACCTGGCCATGGACTTGGGCACGGCCAACTCCCTGCTGTATTGCCCGGGCGAGGGCATCGTGCTCAACGAGCCCTCGGTGGTGGCCCAGGACCGCATGAGCGGCGAGGTGATCGCCGTGGGCGCGGAGGCCAAGCGCTACCTGGGCCGGACTCCCGAGCGCGTGGAAGTCATCCGGCCCATGCGCGACGGCGTGATCGCCGACTTCGACACCACCAGCGTGATGATCTCCTCGTTCATCGCCAAGGCCTCCCGGGGCCTCAAGCTGTTGCGGCCCCGGCTGATCATCTGCGTGCCCCTGGGCATCACCCCGGTGGAGAAGCGGGCCGTGATCGAGGCCGGTCAGCGCGGTGGAGCCCGCGACGTGCGGCTCATCGAGGAGCCCCTGGCCGTGGCCATCGGCGCGGGCCTGCCCTTTGATCAACCCCTGGGCAACATGGTCCTGGACATCGGCGGCGGCACTTCCGAGGTGGCCGTGGTCAGCCTTTCGGCCATCGCCCACGCCGAGTCCATCCGCGTGGCCGGGGACGAGATGAATGAGGCCATCCAGCGGTATTTCCAGAATGAATTTCAGATGCAGATCGGCGAGAACATGGCCGAGCAGGTGAAGATCACCCTCGGCTCCGCCGTGGAGCAGCCCGAACCCCTGAGCATGGAGGTCCTGGGCAAGAATCTCGTGGAGGGCGCGCCGCGCTCCGTGATCGCCTCGGACGCCCATGTGCGCGAGGCCATCCGCGAGCCGCTCAACGCGATCATGCAGGCCGTGCGCAACGCCTTGGAGAAGACCCCGCCCGAGCTGGCCGCCGACATCGCGGACAGCGGGCTCCTGCTGGCCGGCGGCGGTTCGCTCCTGCGCGGCCTGGACGTGCTCATCAAGCGCGAAACCGGGCTGAACGCGGTCCTGGACTCGGACCCGCTGACCACCGTGGCCCGGGGCACCGGCCGCGTCCTGGAGAAGGGCAAGGCCTACGAAGGGGCGCTGCTGGAATGA
- the tpiA gene encoding triose-phosphate isomerase: protein MNKLMAANWKMYKTYEEAKDTAEALVKLLDGKLPDGREVLVFPPFTALRGVSKKFKDEKGFWTGGQDFWPEKEGAFTGEISPGMLRDAGAAFALTGHSERRHVIGESDELVGRKTAFAQASGLSVVLCVGEKIEERRSGALEAVLERQLRAGLADVPREIDPARLAVAYEPVWAIGTGEVAGPKEILGAHACVRRILLDIFENIGNDIKILYGGSVKPDNCAEIIALDNVDGVLVGGASLAAESFARIVLAGA from the coding sequence ATGAACAAGCTCATGGCCGCCAACTGGAAGATGTACAAGACCTACGAGGAGGCCAAGGACACCGCCGAGGCCCTGGTCAAGCTCCTGGACGGCAAGCTGCCCGACGGGCGCGAGGTCCTCGTGTTCCCGCCCTTCACGGCCCTGCGCGGCGTGTCCAAGAAATTCAAGGACGAGAAGGGCTTCTGGACCGGCGGCCAGGACTTCTGGCCGGAGAAGGAGGGCGCGTTCACCGGCGAGATTTCGCCGGGCATGCTGCGGGACGCGGGCGCGGCCTTCGCGCTCACCGGGCATTCGGAGCGCCGTCACGTCATCGGCGAGTCCGATGAGCTGGTGGGCCGCAAGACGGCCTTCGCCCAGGCCTCGGGCCTGAGCGTGGTGCTCTGCGTGGGCGAGAAGATCGAGGAGCGTCGTTCCGGCGCACTGGAGGCCGTGCTGGAGCGCCAGCTGCGCGCCGGTCTGGCCGATGTGCCCCGGGAGATCGATCCGGCCCGGCTGGCCGTGGCCTATGAGCCGGTTTGGGCCATCGGCACCGGCGAGGTGGCCGGGCCCAAGGAAATTCTGGGGGCCCATGCCTGCGTGCGTCGGATTCTGCTTGACATCTTCGAAAATATAGGTAATGATATTAAGATATTGTACGGCGGAAGCGTGAAGCCCGACAATTGCGCCGAGATCATCGCGCTTGACAATGTGGACGGTGTGCTGGTAGGAGGCGCGAGCTTGGCGGCTGAAAGTTTTGCCCGCATCGTGCTGGCCGGAGCCTGA
- a CDS encoding lysophospholipid acyltransferase family protein, whose amino-acid sequence MAAFSIADLAPVTAGLYKLWAHTIRYDHAGEWDPITASRMEGKACVLALWHNELFALTAFGYIMKMPAVTLVSQSKDGEIIARMLERMGHVTARGSSTRGGVKALIKAARVMRKENRHGVLTVDGPKGPRHVPKPGALLLSRLSGNLIFPIRAFPERKVVFQRSWDKFEIPYPFTRCQIRVGEPIQAPDEEMDEAALNREAERLGRIMRGITPR is encoded by the coding sequence ATGGCCGCGTTTTCCATCGCCGATTTGGCCCCGGTGACCGCCGGGTTGTACAAGCTCTGGGCCCATACGATCCGCTACGACCATGCCGGTGAGTGGGATCCCATCACGGCCAGCCGCATGGAGGGCAAGGCCTGCGTCCTGGCCCTTTGGCACAACGAGCTCTTCGCCCTGACCGCCTTCGGCTACATCATGAAGATGCCTGCGGTGACGCTCGTGAGCCAGAGCAAGGACGGCGAGATCATCGCCCGCATGCTGGAGCGCATGGGCCATGTCACGGCGCGGGGGTCGAGCACGCGGGGCGGGGTCAAGGCCCTGATCAAGGCGGCCCGGGTCATGCGCAAGGAGAACCGGCACGGCGTGCTCACCGTGGACGGGCCAAAGGGGCCGCGCCACGTGCCCAAGCCCGGGGCCCTGCTCCTGTCCCGCCTGTCCGGCAATCTGATCTTCCCCATCCGGGCTTTCCCCGAACGCAAGGTCGTGTTCCAGCGGTCCTGGGACAAGTTCGAGATCCCCTATCCCTTCACCCGCTGCCAGATCCGCGTGGGCGAGCCCATCCAGGCGCCGGACGAGGAGATGGACGAGGCGGCCTTGAACCGCGAGGCCGAGCGCCTGGGACGGATCATGCGGGGCATCACGCCGCGCTGA
- a CDS encoding DUF6485 family protein, which translates to MRKTDQCPRAKINATHCNCTYPCDRHGLCCECLHYHRQRGELPACYFTTEEEKTYNRSVEFFLQRRSGR; encoded by the coding sequence ATGCGCAAGACGGATCAGTGTCCCCGGGCCAAGATCAACGCCACACACTGCAACTGCACCTACCCCTGCGACCGCCACGGGCTGTGCTGCGAGTGTCTCCATTACCACCGCCAGCGGGGTGAGCTGCCTGCCTGCTACTTCACCACGGAAGAGGAAAAGACCTACAATCGGAGCGTCGAGTTCTTCCTGCAGCGCCGTTCCGGGCGCTGA
- the fsa gene encoding fructose-6-phosphate aldolase, whose amino-acid sequence MKFFIDTANLDEIRQAKAYGLIDGVTTNPSLLSKEKGDWKALARAICAEVNGPVSLEVIGLDTESMVREARELIKIGPNVVIKAPVTEPGLAAVRQLTDMGIETNVTLVFSPLQALLAAKAGATYVSPFVGRLDAVGHDGLALVEQILTIYGNYGMSTQVLVASIRHPQHVLQAALMGADVATIPFPVIRELLKHPLTDSGLQAFLNDWGKSHGAATPKAKRTK is encoded by the coding sequence ATGAAGTTCTTCATCGATACCGCCAATCTGGACGAAATCAGGCAGGCCAAGGCCTACGGCCTCATCGACGGCGTGACCACCAACCCGAGCCTCCTGTCCAAGGAGAAAGGGGACTGGAAGGCCCTGGCCCGGGCCATCTGCGCCGAGGTGAACGGGCCGGTGAGCCTGGAGGTCATCGGACTGGACACCGAATCCATGGTCCGCGAGGCCCGGGAGCTGATCAAGATCGGGCCCAACGTGGTCATCAAGGCGCCGGTCACCGAGCCGGGCCTGGCCGCGGTCCGGCAGCTCACGGACATGGGCATCGAGACCAACGTGACGCTGGTCTTTTCGCCGCTCCAGGCGCTCCTGGCCGCCAAGGCGGGGGCCACCTACGTGAGCCCCTTCGTGGGCCGGCTGGACGCCGTGGGGCACGACGGGCTGGCCCTGGTGGAGCAGATCCTGACCATCTACGGCAACTACGGCATGTCCACGCAGGTTCTGGTGGCCAGCATCCGCCATCCGCAGCACGTGCTGCAGGCCGCGCTCATGGGAGCGGACGTGGCCACGATCCCGTTCCCGGTGATCCGTGAACTCCTCAAGCATCCCTTGACCGATTCCGGCCTGCAGGCCTTTCTGAACGACTGGGGCAAGAGCCACGGAGCGGCCACGCCGAAGGCCAAGCGGACGAAATAG
- a CDS encoding inositol monophosphatase family protein, giving the protein MSVPFAAEAILARAAGAVREAGAIITANFGHPGEVRRKGRIDLVTSTDLAVEALLKERLAAILPGSDFLAEESSSKAGLGELTWIIDPLDGTTNFAHGLPFVATSVALWRGDHVALGLVNLPVLGELYTAIRGGGAWRDGERIRVSAVDRLEDSLIATGFPYDNARYLDEIALHLRRVLSRTQGLRRPGAAALDLAYVACGRYDGFYECALNAWDTAAGVLLVEEAGGRVSGYDARRPYRLGGERILASNGLLHEDLSSLLTEPAAS; this is encoded by the coding sequence ATGAGCGTTCCGTTCGCCGCCGAGGCGATCCTGGCCCGGGCGGCCGGGGCCGTGCGCGAAGCCGGTGCGATCATCACCGCCAATTTCGGCCATCCGGGCGAGGTGCGCCGCAAGGGGCGCATCGATCTCGTCACCTCCACCGACCTGGCCGTGGAGGCCCTGCTCAAGGAGCGGCTGGCCGCGATCCTGCCCGGGTCGGACTTCCTGGCCGAGGAATCCTCATCCAAGGCCGGACTGGGCGAGCTCACCTGGATCATCGACCCCCTGGACGGCACCACCAACTTCGCCCACGGCCTGCCCTTCGTGGCCACGTCCGTGGCGCTCTGGCGCGGCGATCACGTGGCCCTGGGCCTGGTCAACCTGCCCGTGTTGGGTGAGCTGTACACCGCGATCAGGGGCGGAGGAGCATGGCGCGACGGCGAGCGCATCCGCGTCTCGGCCGTGGACCGGCTGGAGGATTCCCTGATCGCCACGGGATTTCCTTACGACAACGCCCGCTATCTGGATGAGATCGCCCTGCATTTGCGGCGCGTGCTGAGCCGCACGCAGGGCCTGCGTCGTCCTGGGGCCGCGGCCCTGGACTTGGCCTACGTGGCCTGCGGCCGTTACGACGGCTTCTACGAGTGCGCCCTGAACGCCTGGGACACGGCGGCGGGCGTGCTTCTGGTGGAAGAGGCGGGCGGCCGGGTCAGCGGCTACGACGCGCGCCGTCCGTACCGGCTGGGCGGGGAGAGGATCCTGGCCAGCAACGGCCTGCTGCATGAGGACCTGAGCAGCCTGCTCACGGAACCCGCCGCATCCTGA
- a CDS encoding tetratricopeptide repeat protein: protein MKSQLRVLLLVFVAVFALMLQPVLAEPHQNATEADAGSPAKKDDAKKSSKAAKTTKTSTKSNAKAEAKTKKTDPKKAETKKTKAGVAKDEPAPALADDAQQDAATAPAGQDDATPAAKQAPAKGAKTDASAKSAKADAPKTAKTDAPAKSGSDGYDKFLEKYGAWDRLSKEYSNSDDPDLILKRAVMALQTGAPQQALEILESSPSFDDQAKEVKRLWLGGQAARAAGDPSKAVFWFSQAGQMLDAKERNARFHNEPDLDTLWADVWRRFFWIYSSNFGATREGQETVLRTTLEQAQQVWKNTPFWDAAAKALEHESAVGDKPMAGDVVEIGESDRLQVAKALAAACLEYKDDAKADAEAITAQAPREFWTAVTSFISSEEDPSELASLHSSYPKASIFWGSNTMSTSASGRTDWILPEESNGDWQDILKKNRSLKDAAKRYVDREPAKELEALPVFGQYRFALAVAGGKTEQARTLWTGLEKRTLPLSLKVCGMLLFDEPLENVLSEDPNAAARQYFLLPALASAGGGTSLPAHLAPFWIRMEGRQLTNAASRTWPLDRLLVLASWTSRLESEPSADLAKRIAFLFPETSTGAQATLRLAEEALKDQQYQLAGFYLNNVETIRLPKDLRAKQLELKGDLAFGLSSFDEALDAYSRLLKTGVPLSDTSLIRVAFILQQKGQLDVAQGQLEKLWERHENMSPSMQAEVLYYLGEGAHAMGNIDKALDYYLRLAWQYPQENIWALTAMFRAALIYDNMGQYDTAKNLLVTVIRNAETEQQREAAKNRLAEIEAKMGKAEEKPKSGGTMVYPF from the coding sequence ATGAAGAGTCAGCTCCGCGTGCTTCTGCTCGTTTTCGTGGCCGTCTTCGCGCTCATGCTCCAGCCGGTTCTGGCCGAGCCGCACCAGAACGCCACGGAGGCCGACGCCGGCTCCCCGGCGAAAAAGGACGACGCCAAGAAGTCCTCCAAGGCCGCCAAGACCACCAAGACGTCGACCAAATCGAACGCCAAGGCCGAGGCCAAGACCAAAAAAACCGACCCAAAGAAGGCCGAAACCAAGAAGACCAAGGCCGGGGTCGCGAAGGACGAGCCCGCCCCGGCCTTGGCCGACGACGCCCAGCAGGATGCGGCCACCGCCCCCGCCGGTCAGGACGACGCGACGCCGGCCGCCAAGCAGGCTCCGGCCAAGGGAGCCAAGACGGATGCCTCGGCCAAAAGCGCCAAGGCCGACGCCCCGAAGACGGCCAAGACCGATGCTCCGGCCAAGTCCGGCAGCGACGGGTACGACAAGTTTCTTGAAAAATACGGGGCCTGGGATCGCCTGAGCAAGGAATACAGCAATTCGGACGACCCGGACCTGATCCTCAAGCGGGCCGTCATGGCCCTGCAGACCGGCGCTCCCCAGCAGGCGCTGGAGATTCTCGAATCCTCCCCCTCCTTCGACGACCAGGCCAAGGAAGTGAAGCGCCTCTGGCTGGGCGGCCAAGCCGCCCGCGCCGCCGGCGATCCCTCCAAGGCCGTGTTCTGGTTCAGCCAGGCGGGCCAGATGCTCGACGCCAAGGAGCGCAACGCCCGCTTCCACAACGAACCCGACCTGGATACGCTCTGGGCCGACGTCTGGCGGCGGTTCTTCTGGATCTACTCCTCGAACTTCGGCGCCACCCGCGAGGGCCAGGAGACCGTGCTGCGGACCACCCTCGAACAGGCCCAGCAGGTTTGGAAGAACACCCCCTTCTGGGACGCCGCGGCCAAGGCCCTGGAACATGAGTCGGCCGTGGGCGACAAGCCCATGGCGGGCGACGTGGTGGAGATCGGCGAAAGCGACCGGCTCCAGGTGGCCAAGGCCCTGGCCGCCGCCTGCCTGGAGTACAAGGACGACGCCAAGGCCGACGCCGAGGCCATCACGGCCCAGGCTCCGCGCGAATTCTGGACGGCCGTAACGTCCTTCATCTCCTCCGAGGAAGACCCCTCCGAGCTGGCCAGCCTGCACTCCTCCTACCCCAAGGCCTCGATCTTCTGGGGCAGCAACACCATGTCCACCTCGGCCTCGGGCCGCACGGACTGGATCCTGCCCGAGGAAAGCAACGGCGACTGGCAGGACATCCTCAAGAAGAACCGCTCCCTGAAGGATGCGGCCAAGCGCTACGTGGACCGCGAGCCCGCGAAGGAGCTGGAAGCCCTGCCCGTGTTCGGCCAGTACCGCTTCGCCCTGGCCGTGGCCGGCGGCAAGACCGAACAGGCCCGAACCCTCTGGACCGGCCTGGAGAAACGAACCCTGCCCCTGAGCCTCAAGGTCTGCGGCATGCTGCTCTTCGACGAGCCGCTGGAGAATGTCCTGTCCGAGGATCCCAACGCGGCGGCCCGGCAGTACTTCCTGCTGCCCGCGCTGGCCTCGGCCGGAGGCGGAACCAGCCTCCCCGCCCACCTGGCCCCGTTCTGGATCCGCATGGAAGGCCGCCAGCTGACCAACGCCGCCAGCCGCACCTGGCCCCTGGACCGGCTCCTGGTCCTGGCCTCCTGGACCTCCCGCCTGGAGAGCGAGCCCTCGGCCGATTTGGCCAAGCGCATCGCCTTCCTCTTCCCCGAGACCTCCACCGGGGCCCAGGCCACGCTCCGCCTCGCCGAGGAGGCCCTCAAGGATCAGCAGTACCAGCTGGCCGGATTCTACCTGAACAACGTGGAGACCATCCGCCTGCCCAAGGACCTCCGCGCCAAGCAGCTGGAGCTCAAGGGCGACCTGGCCTTCGGGCTGAGCAGCTTCGATGAGGCCCTGGACGCTTACAGCCGCCTGCTCAAGACCGGCGTGCCCCTTTCCGACACGAGCCTGATCCGGGTGGCCTTCATCCTCCAGCAGAAAGGCCAGCTGGACGTGGCCCAGGGACAGCTGGAAAAGCTCTGGGAGCGCCACGAGAACATGTCTCCGTCCATGCAGGCCGAGGTGCTCTACTATCTCGGCGAGGGCGCGCACGCCATGGGCAACATCGACAAGGCCCTGGACTACTATCTCCGCCTGGCCTGGCAGTACCCCCAGGAGAACATCTGGGCCCTGACGGCCATGTTCCGCGCCGCGCTCATCTACGACAACATGGGCCAGTACGACACGGCCAAGAACCTGCTCGTCACGGTCATCCGCAACGCCGAGACCGAGCAGCAGCGCGAGGCCGCCAAGAACCGCCTGGCCGAGATCGAGGCCAAGATGGGCAAGGCCGAGGAAAAGCCCAAGTCCGGCGGGACCATGGTCTATCCCTTCTGA
- the rimI gene encoding ribosomal protein S18-alanine N-acetyltransferase — protein MTEPKRFPARTEETPGSGAEVLGPDDIRAVMELESLCFAYHWTEEQFRLGLERGAFHILGMRRGDRIVGYIAYSVIAEEMEVMNLAVHPEFRRQGLGAGLLDAALRHCRQAGAREGFLDVKESNLPAIDLYRKFGFKQIGVRKRYYPDTLEDALLFRCDIP, from the coding sequence ATGACGGAGCCGAAGCGATTTCCAGCCCGGACCGAGGAGACGCCCGGGAGCGGGGCCGAGGTGCTGGGCCCGGACGACATCCGCGCGGTCATGGAGTTGGAGTCCCTCTGCTTCGCCTACCACTGGACCGAGGAGCAGTTCCGCCTGGGCCTGGAGCGCGGCGCGTTCCATATCCTGGGCATGCGCCGGGGGGATCGGATAGTCGGCTATATCGCCTACTCGGTGATCGCGGAGGAGATGGAGGTCATGAACCTGGCCGTGCACCCGGAGTTCCGCCGCCAGGGCCTGGGCGCGGGGCTCCTGGACGCGGCCCTGCGGCACTGCCGCCAAGCCGGGGCCCGGGAGGGCTTCCTGGACGTCAAGGAGTCCAATCTTCCGGCCATTGACCTCTATCGCAAATTCGGATTTAAACAGATCGGGGTGCGCAAGCGGTATTATCCCGACACCCTTGAAGACGCCTTGCTGTTTCGTTGTGACATCCCCTGA
- the pgk gene encoding phosphoglycerate kinase — translation MRYIDQIDLKGRKVLVRVDFNVPLENGVITDDNRIRQSLPTLRRVLEQGGALILCAHLGKPKGVDPKLSLAPVAAHLAKLLGREVRLAPDCVGPEVEKMARELAPGQVLMLENLRFHAEETGKTPEARGDFGKRLAGLADVYVGEGFGVVHRPNASVVDAPRAAALCCAGFLMKKEWQFLGERLAAPERPFVAISGGAKVSTKLGILKNLLGKVDDLIIGGAMANTFFLAQGHGIGASLAEPDLVEEAKAVLAEAAGKGTRLHLPEDVVLGASPKDAAASGTTGVDAIPDGAMVLDIGPRSVEAFTKVIASARTVVWNGPMGLFENPAFAAGSLGICRAMAANAGAVTIVGGGDTDAMIHAAGLVDKFSFISTGGGSFLEFLEGKELPGLSALKECS, via the coding sequence ATGCGCTATATCGACCAGATCGATCTGAAGGGCAGAAAAGTGTTGGTCCGGGTGGACTTCAACGTTCCCCTTGAAAACGGCGTCATCACCGACGACAACCGCATCCGCCAGAGCCTGCCGACCCTGCGCCGCGTCCTGGAGCAGGGCGGAGCCCTGATCCTCTGCGCCCACCTGGGCAAGCCCAAGGGCGTGGACCCCAAGCTCAGCCTGGCTCCCGTGGCCGCGCATCTGGCCAAGCTCCTGGGCCGCGAGGTGCGCCTGGCCCCGGACTGCGTGGGGCCCGAGGTCGAGAAGATGGCCCGCGAGCTGGCTCCCGGCCAGGTGCTCATGCTGGAGAACCTGCGCTTCCACGCCGAGGAGACCGGCAAGACCCCCGAGGCCCGGGGAGACTTCGGCAAGCGGCTGGCCGGGCTGGCGGACGTTTACGTGGGCGAGGGTTTCGGCGTGGTGCACCGGCCCAACGCCTCGGTGGTGGACGCGCCCCGCGCCGCCGCCCTGTGCTGCGCCGGGTTCCTGATGAAAAAGGAATGGCAGTTCCTAGGCGAGCGGCTGGCCGCGCCGGAGCGGCCGTTCGTGGCCATTTCGGGGGGCGCCAAGGTCTCCACCAAGCTGGGCATTCTGAAGAATCTCCTGGGCAAGGTGGACGATCTGATCATCGGCGGGGCCATGGCCAACACCTTCTTCCTGGCCCAGGGGCACGGCATCGGCGCGTCCCTGGCCGAGCCGGACCTCGTGGAGGAGGCCAAGGCCGTGCTGGCCGAGGCCGCGGGCAAGGGCACCCGGCTGCACCTGCCCGAGGACGTGGTCCTGGGCGCGTCGCCCAAGGACGCGGCGGCCTCGGGCACGACCGGCGTGGACGCCATCCCGGACGGCGCGATGGTCCTGGACATCGGCCCGCGCAGCGTGGAGGCCTTCACCAAGGTCATCGCCTCGGCCCGTACCGTGGTCTGGAACGGCCCCATGGGCCTGTTCGAGAATCCGGCCTTCGCCGCGGGTTCGCTGGGCATCTGCCGGGCCATGGCCGCCAACGCCGGGGCCGTGACCATCGTGGGCGGCGGCGACACCGACGCCATGATCCACGCCGCCGGTCTGGTGGACAAGTTCAGCTTCATCTCCACCGGCGGCGGTTCCTTCCTGGAGTTCTTGGAAGGCAAGGAATTGCCCGGCCTGTCCGCCCTCAAGGAGTGTTCCTGA
- the gcvT gene encoding glycine cleavage system aminomethyltransferase GcvT gives MEQLRTTPLTGRHHAAKAKMAPFAGFDMPVQYEGIMAEHAQTRAKACVFDICHMGEFRLEGPGSKDALNRVVTQDLDTLAPGKCRYGFLLNDEGGIQDDLIVYCLGPDRYMLVVNGACEENDFAWIKAHLGDGPAFENISSATGKIDLQGPESLDVLEAVIGGSWRDLKYFSFVETTWRGKPLIVSRTGYTGELGYEFYLGWDQTPELWESLLADARVKPGGLGARDTLRLELGYPLYGQDLDTAHTPVEAGYGAFLTKAGDYVGKAGLARVREHLVPLRIDGRRSARHNDAVCLASGEQVGVVTSGSFAPSLGHCIALAYVRDGAEKNENFVIKAARVDLPAVRAELPFYTQGTARKKLG, from the coding sequence GTGGAACAGCTCCGCACCACCCCGCTCACCGGCCGGCATCACGCCGCCAAGGCCAAGATGGCCCCCTTCGCCGGGTTCGACATGCCCGTGCAGTACGAGGGCATCATGGCCGAGCACGCCCAGACCCGCGCCAAGGCCTGCGTGTTCGACATCTGCCACATGGGCGAATTCCGCCTGGAAGGCCCCGGCTCCAAGGACGCCCTGAACCGCGTGGTGACCCAGGACCTGGACACCCTGGCCCCGGGCAAGTGCCGCTACGGCTTTCTGCTCAACGACGAGGGCGGCATCCAGGACGACCTCATCGTCTACTGCCTCGGCCCGGACCGCTACATGCTCGTGGTCAACGGCGCCTGCGAGGAAAACGATTTCGCCTGGATCAAGGCCCATCTGGGCGACGGCCCGGCCTTCGAGAACATCTCCTCGGCCACGGGCAAGATCGACCTCCAGGGGCCGGAGTCCCTGGACGTGCTGGAGGCCGTCATCGGCGGCTCCTGGCGCGACCTGAAGTACTTCTCCTTCGTGGAGACCACCTGGCGCGGCAAGCCGCTCATCGTCAGCCGCACCGGCTACACCGGCGAGCTGGGCTACGAGTTCTACCTCGGCTGGGACCAGACCCCGGAGCTCTGGGAAAGCCTGCTGGCCGACGCCCGGGTCAAGCCCGGCGGCCTGGGCGCGCGCGACACCCTGCGCCTGGAGCTGGGCTACCCGCTCTACGGCCAGGACCTGGACACCGCCCACACCCCGGTGGAGGCCGGCTACGGCGCGTTCCTGACCAAGGCCGGGGACTACGTGGGCAAGGCGGGCCTCGCGCGCGTGCGGGAGCATCTCGTCCCCCTGCGCATCGACGGCCGCCGCTCGGCGCGCCACAACGACGCCGTGTGCCTGGCCTCGGGCGAGCAGGTCGGCGTGGTCACCAGCGGCTCCTTCGCGCCCAGCCTGGGCCACTGCATCGCCCTGGCCTACGTGCGCGACGGCGCGGAGAAGAACGAGAACTTCGTGATCAAGGCCGCCCGCGTGGACCTGCCCGCGGTCCGGGCGGAACTTCCCTTCTACACCCAGGGCACGGCCCGGAAGAAGCTGGGCTGA
- a CDS encoding NUDIX domain-containing protein, translating into MPILNQRSASGPPLVEAVDKENRPLLVLPLPEVHRQFLNHRSVAVLVYDQDNRLFLQKRGVRRTLYPGRWDVSTSGHVHAGESARGAAMRRLWTDLRLRPERIRHVRDIPASPETGHEFITVFAVPRATQMEPSPERVSGSVFHAREEVACLVREFRELLAPGLILLWERNIPFSAWDQP; encoded by the coding sequence ATGCCGATCCTGAATCAGCGCTCCGCATCCGGCCCGCCGCTGGTGGAGGCCGTGGACAAGGAGAACCGCCCGCTGCTCGTGCTGCCCCTGCCCGAGGTGCACCGCCAGTTTCTCAACCACCGCTCCGTGGCCGTGCTGGTCTACGACCAGGACAACCGCCTCTTCCTGCAAAAACGCGGGGTTCGACGCACACTCTACCCGGGCCGCTGGGATGTGTCCACCAGTGGCCACGTGCATGCCGGGGAATCCGCCCGGGGAGCGGCCATGCGGCGGCTCTGGACCGACCTGCGCCTGCGGCCGGAGCGCATCCGCCACGTGCGCGACATCCCGGCCAGCCCGGAGACCGGGCACGAATTCATTACGGTCTTCGCCGTGCCCCGCGCCACGCAGATGGAGCCGAGCCCGGAACGGGTGTCCGGCAGCGTGTTCCACGCCCGCGAGGAGGTCGCCTGCCTGGTGCGGGAATTCCGGGAACTCCTGGCCCCGGGGCTCATACTGCTTTGGGAGCGCAACATCCCCTTCTCGGCCTGGGATCAGCCCTGA